In one window of Gossypium hirsutum isolate 1008001.06 chromosome A01, Gossypium_hirsutum_v2.1, whole genome shotgun sequence DNA:
- the LOC107918201 gene encoding metallocarboxypeptidase A-like protein MCYG_01475 isoform X1 — MGGSFLLFSYLLSVFASLLSFTVVKADSDLTRPSFTPINRDLYHSSDDLIEQIKSLVHRHPDKLTVETIKAGNKGYTSEITVVTYCQSRKETDDKSKFRILLSFGQHGRELITSELALRILSILSEEQFLPKMDRASLNGTLENVVIKIVPMENLNGRKLVEEGNLCERRNGRGVDLNRNWSVDWGKKEKDYDPYEENPGIAPFSEPETQIMRKLAISFDPHIWVNVHSGMEALFMPYDHKNRTPDGLPSQQMRLLLEELNNVHCHKRCMIGSGGGSVGYLAHGTATDYMYDVVRVPMSFTFEIYGDNTATLKDCFKMFNPVDHTTFKRVLNDWSAAFFTIFKLGPHQIDVHSKAAVSSMDKWVSIDEYFDGYLMGRRNRYGKKMEVLEVGMQEIRTYFRLFLLSSVLLLFMFCSRISKTGRQIVSAIPI, encoded by the exons ATGGGTGGTtcatttcttctcttctcttacCTCCTCTCCGTTTTTGCTTCTTTGCTAAGTTTCACTGTCGTTAAAGCCGATTCTGATCTCACTCGACCTTCTTTTACTCCCATCAACCGGGATCTCTACCATTCCAG TGATGATTTGATTGAACAAATAAAGTCTTTGGTCCATCGACACCCTGACAAACTCACT GTAGAAACAATTAAAGCCGGAAACAAAGGGTACACATCGGAGATAACTGTTGTTACATATTGCCAGAGTAGGAAAGAGACTGATGACAAATCCAAGTTCCGGATCCTTCTT AGTTTTGGGCAGCATGGACGGGAGCTTATTACATCTGAACTGGCATTGCGGATCTTGTCAATCTTAAGCGAAGAGCAGTTTCTACCCAAAATGGACCGAGCTTCCTTAAATGGTACCCTTGAAAATGTTGTCATAAAG ATAGTGCCAATGGAGAATCTGAACGGTCGCAAGCTTGTTGAAGAAGGAAATCTTTGTGAAAGAAGAAATG GGAGAGGAGTTGATCTCAATAGGAACTGGAGTGTAGATTGGGGAAAGAAGGAGAAG GACTATGATCCATATGAAGAGAATCCTGGAATTGCTCCTTTTAGTGAGCCTGAAACCCAAATCATGCGGAAACTTGCCATATCATTTGATCCTCACATATGGGTTAATGTACACTCTGGAATGGAG GCACTATTTATGCCATATGACCACAAAAACAGAACCCCAGATGGACTGCCATCACAACAAATGAGATTGTTGCTTGAAGAGCTGAACAACGTCCATTGCCACAAGCGTTGCATGATTGGTTCTGGTGGAGGTTCTGTCGG GTATCTGGCACATGGGACAGCAACAGATTACATGTATGATGTTGTAAGAGTTCCCATGTCATTCACCTTTGAG ATCTATGGAGATAATACAGCCACATTAAAAGACTGCTTTAAAATGTTCAATCCTGTTGACCATACCACCTTCAAG AGAGTTCTCAATGACTGGTCTGCAGCCTTTTTCACAATATTTAAGCTGGGACCACATCAGATTGATGTCCATTCCAAGGCTGCTGTATCTAGCATGGACAAATGGGTATCCATCGATGAATACTTTGATGGCTACTTAATGGGACGGAGAAACAGATACGGTAAGAAGATGGAGGTTCTTGAGGTTGGAATGCAGGAAATAAGAACATATTTCCGGCTTTTCTTGTTATCCTCAGTACTGTTATTGTTCATGTTCTGTTCTCGAATTTCTAAAACCGGCAGACAAATTGTTTCGGCCATACCTATTTGA
- the LOC107918201 gene encoding metallocarboxypeptidase A-like protein TRV_02598 isoform X2, protein MTNPSSGSFLLFIVFQSFGQHGRELITSELALRILSILSEEQFLPKMDRASLNGTLENVVIKIVPMENLNGRKLVEEGNLCERRNGRGVDLNRNWSVDWGKKEKDYDPYEENPGIAPFSEPETQIMRKLAISFDPHIWVNVHSGMEALFMPYDHKNRTPDGLPSQQMRLLLEELNNVHCHKRCMIGSGGGSVGYLAHGTATDYMYDVVRVPMSFTFEIYGDNTATLKDCFKMFNPVDHTTFKRVLNDWSAAFFTIFKLGPHQIDVHSKAAVSSMDKWVSIDEYFDGYLMGRRNRYGKKMEVLEVGMQEIRTYFRLFLLSSVLLLFMFCSRISKTGRQIVSAIPI, encoded by the exons ATGACAAATCCAAGTTCCGGATCCTTCTT ATTATTCATTGTCTTCCAGAGTTTTGGGCAGCATGGACGGGAGCTTATTACATCTGAACTGGCATTGCGGATCTTGTCAATCTTAAGCGAAGAGCAGTTTCTACCCAAAATGGACCGAGCTTCCTTAAATGGTACCCTTGAAAATGTTGTCATAAAG ATAGTGCCAATGGAGAATCTGAACGGTCGCAAGCTTGTTGAAGAAGGAAATCTTTGTGAAAGAAGAAATG GGAGAGGAGTTGATCTCAATAGGAACTGGAGTGTAGATTGGGGAAAGAAGGAGAAG GACTATGATCCATATGAAGAGAATCCTGGAATTGCTCCTTTTAGTGAGCCTGAAACCCAAATCATGCGGAAACTTGCCATATCATTTGATCCTCACATATGGGTTAATGTACACTCTGGAATGGAG GCACTATTTATGCCATATGACCACAAAAACAGAACCCCAGATGGACTGCCATCACAACAAATGAGATTGTTGCTTGAAGAGCTGAACAACGTCCATTGCCACAAGCGTTGCATGATTGGTTCTGGTGGAGGTTCTGTCGG GTATCTGGCACATGGGACAGCAACAGATTACATGTATGATGTTGTAAGAGTTCCCATGTCATTCACCTTTGAG ATCTATGGAGATAATACAGCCACATTAAAAGACTGCTTTAAAATGTTCAATCCTGTTGACCATACCACCTTCAAG AGAGTTCTCAATGACTGGTCTGCAGCCTTTTTCACAATATTTAAGCTGGGACCACATCAGATTGATGTCCATTCCAAGGCTGCTGTATCTAGCATGGACAAATGGGTATCCATCGATGAATACTTTGATGGCTACTTAATGGGACGGAGAAACAGATACGGTAAGAAGATGGAGGTTCTTGAGGTTGGAATGCAGGAAATAAGAACATATTTCCGGCTTTTCTTGTTATCCTCAGTACTGTTATTGTTCATGTTCTGTTCTCGAATTTCTAAAACCGGCAGACAAATTGTTTCGGCCATACCTATTTGA
- the LOC107917529 gene encoding uncharacterized protein, with amino-acid sequence MDITFYEQDSYFTQAEIQGETWSDFQPQQVSPSNLHSQPSELPSCSPLPADLSPVNAPIDSPVVPMTNSPTPTLNTLPENTPTPIDSLQKHHHPNSFVSTQEKEDISLRLFCNLILAENWIWVQLPKWKKKSHLQQLWIKNRFPQA; translated from the exons ATGGATATAACATTTTATGAGCAGGATTCCTATTTCACTCAGGCTGAAATTCAGGGGGAAACATGGAGTGATTTTCAGCCACAACAGGTATCTCCTTCTAATCTTCATTCTCAACCTTCAGAATTGCCATCTTGTTCGCCATTACCTGCAGATCTGTCACCTGTGAATGCTCCCATTGATTCTCCTGTAGTACCTATGACTAATTCACCTACACCCACTTTAAACACTCTTCCTGAAAATACACCTACTCCAATTGACAGTCTTCAAAAACACCATCACCCAAACAGCTTCGTGTCTACACAAGAAAAAGAAGACATATCCCTGAGACTGTTTTGCAATCTGATTCTTGCCGAGAATTGGATTTGGGTCCAGCTGCCGAAATGGAAGAAGAAATCA CATTTACAGCAACTTTGGATAAAGAACAGGTTCCCACAAGCATAG
- the LOC107918001 gene encoding pentatricopeptide repeat-containing protein At5g42310, chloroplastic, with amino-acid sequence MLLLPPPLPVRFPSIQLSSPIIRLHFSHHTSLCTSAAAEAAAAAETSITLSFDKERDRDRYGDENDDENDVLSLHKRRYDFTPLLNYLSRSNSASDSDSDSASPTSLDPIEFQLAESYRAVPAPLWHSLLKSLCASSSSSSSSSINLAYAVVSWLQRHNLCFSYELLYSILIHALGRSEKLYEAFLLSQRQSLTPLTYNALINACARNDDLEKALNLMSRMRQDGYQSDFVNYSLIIQSLTRNNKIDSSLLQKLYGEIECDRIEVDGQLLNDITVGFAKANDPSRALKFLAMAQAIGLSPKTATLVAVIYSLGCCGRIAEAEAVFEEMKGSGLKPRTRAYNALLKGYVKSGSLKDAELVVSEMERSGVSPDEHTYSLLIDAYSNAGRWESARIVLKEMEANNVKPNSFVYSRILASYRNKGEWQRSFQVLKEMKSNGIQPDRHFYNVMIDTFGKYNCLDHAMATFDRMLSEGIELDTVTWNTLIDCHCKAGWHDRAEQLFEEMKEKGYSPCTTTYNIMINSLGEQERWDDVKSLLGKMQGEGLLPNIVTYTTLVDIYGKSGRFSDAIECLELMKSAGLKPSSTMYNALINAYAQRGLSEQAMNALRVMGADGLKPNLLALNSLINAFGEDRRDVEAFAVLQYMKENGLKPDVVTYTTLMKALIRVDKFHKVPAVYEEMILSGCTPDRKARAMLRSALRYMKQAVKS; translated from the exons ATGCTTTTGCTGCCGCCCCCCCTCCCCGTGCGATTCCCTTCCATCCAACTATCTTCGCCGATCATTCGCCTCCATTTCAGCCACCACACATCCCTCTGCACGTCTGCCGCCGCCGAAGCCGCCGCCGCCGCCGAAACCTCCATCACTCTCTCATTTGATAAAGAGAGAGATAGAGACAGGTACGGTGATGAAAATGACGACGAAAACGATGTTCTTTCTCTTCACAAGCGCCGTTACGACTTCACACCGTTACTCAATTACCTCTCCCGCTCCAACTCGGCGTCTGACTCGGACTCCGACTCTGCCTCGCCCACTTCACTCGACCCTATTGAATTCCAGTTGGCCGAGTCATATCGCGCGGTACCTGCTCCACTCTGGCACTCCTTATTGAAATCTCTATGTGCCTCTTCTTCTTCGTCCTCCTCCTCTTCTATCAACTTAGCATACGCTGTCGTTTCGTGGCTTCAGAGACACAACCTTTGTTTCTCCTACGAGCTTCTCTACTCGATTCTAATCCACGCGCTTGGTCGTTCCGAGAAGCTGTACGAAGCGTTTTTACTCTCTCAGAGGCAGAGCCTTACTCCCTTAACATATAACGCCTTAATCAACGCGTGTGCCCGCAATGACGATCTCGAGAAGGCTCTTAATCTTATGTCAAGAATGCGTCAAGATGGTTACCAATCTGATTTTGTGAATTACAGCTTGATAATTCAATCGCTTACCAGGAACAACAAGATTGATTCATCTCTTCTACAGAAGCTTTATGGAGAAATTGAGTGTGATAGAATTGAGGTCGATGGGCAGCTTTTGAATGATATAACCGTTGGTTTCGCCAAAGCGAATGATCCAAGCCGGGCTCTAAAGTTTTTAGCTATGGCGCAAGCAATTGGGTTGAGCCCGAAAACGGCTACTCTTGTGGCGGTCATTTATTCCTTAGGTTGTTGTGGGAGGATTGCGGAGGCTGAAGCTGTTTTTGAGGAAATGAAAGGAAGTGGACTGAAGCCTAGAACCAGAGCTTATAACGCGCTTCTTAAAGGGTATGTGAAATCAGGTTCCTTGAAAGATGCAGAATTAGTTGTTTCCGAGATGGAGAGAAGTGGGGTTTCTCCTGATGAGCATACATATAGTCTTTTAATTGATGCTTATTCCAATGCCGGTAGGTGGGAGAGTGCAAGAATTGTATTGAAAGAGATGGAAGCCAATAATGTGAAGCCGAATTCTTTTGTTTATAGTAGGATTTTAGCAAGTTATCGAAACAAAGGAGAGTGGCAAAGATCTTTTCAGGTTTTGAAGGAAATGAAGAGTAATGGAATACAACCCGATAGGCATTTTTATAATGTGATGATTGATACTTTTGGGAAGTATAACTGTCTTGATCATGCCATGGCCACCTTTGATCGTATGTTGTCAGAGGGGATCGAGCTAGATACTGTTACTTGGAATACGCTAATAGATTGCCATTGTAAAGCAGGGTGGCATGATAGAGCGGAGCAATTGTTtgaggaaatgaaagaaaaagggtATTCACCATGTACAACTACGTATAATATTATGATAAATTCATTAGGAGAACAGGAGAGATGGGACGACGTTAAGAGCTTGTTGGGGAAGATGCAGGGTGAAGGTTTGTTGCCTAATATTGTGACATATACCACACTTGTAGATATTTATGGAAAGTCTGGGAGGTTCAGTGATGCCATAGAGTGCTTGGAGCTCATGAAGTCGGCTGGATTAAAACCTTCCTCAACCATGTATAATGCCTTGATAAATGCATATGCACAAAGG GGTTTATCTGAGCAAGCAATGAATGCATTGAGGGTTATGGGAGCAGACGGCTTGAAGCCTAATCTCTTGGCTCTCAATTCATTGATAAATGCTTTTGGTGAGGATAGAAGGGATGTTGAGGCATTTGCTGTGTTGCAATACATGAAGGAAAAC GGTCTGAAACCTGACGTAGTCACATATACCACACTTATGAAAGCTCTTATCCGTGTTGACAAGTTTCATAAG GTCCCCGCTGTATATGAAGAGATGATTTTGTCTGGTTGCACTCCTGATAGGAAAGCTAGGGCAATGTTGCGGTCTGCTCTGAGATACATGAAGCAAGCAGTGAAGTCATAG